The Echinicola jeungdonensis genome segment CTTTATGGCAAATCTTATGAGGACGAAAAAAGTGCTGCCAATATTCGAGTCAATATTTACCACCTCCGGAAAAAGTTGGATAAATACTATCAGGAGGAAGGAAAAGACAATGCCTATCGAATAAAGATCAAAAAGGGACAGTACCAGGTAGAGTTTTTAAAAAACAAGGAAGAACAACCCCAGGAAAAAACCAATCAAAAAAAATATTATATCGCCGGAGGTATTGTTTTGGCATTTTTGGCTTATTGGTACTTCAGCAGTAACAAGTATGTACCCTTATGGAATGAATATTTTGACAATAATGAAGAAACCACCCTTTTTATTGGGGATTTCTTTGGGGTAATGGGCACAACTGTCACCGGTAGTCATGGATGGAACAGGGATTATAATATTAACAACTTAGAAGATTACTATAGGTTTTTAGAACAACATCCAGATAAAAAAGAAGATATAAAACCTGCAAATTACCCTTATGTCACAGGGATGGCCGCAATCGGCACAATGAATATTTCAAGGCTTTTTCACAGGCAAAACAAAGATTTCAATATTCTTTTCAGCTCCCAAACCAGTATAAAAGATATCACCGAAACCAATTCCATTTATATTGGCCCCATCAAAAACGGCAACCTTTTTATTGATTTCTTCAATGATGCCAATCCCAATATTTCTATAACAAGGGGAATGCTTTCCTATACCAACCCTAAAACTGAAAAAGATACTTTAATCAACCTCAGCATAGAAGATGGCTCCATTTATGAACATGCTGTGGTTTCCCGTTTTCAGGGCCCTAATAATAGAGAACAATTCATCTTCTTTTCCGACCATGATATTGGCGTAAAGGCTACCACAGAAAGGTTTACTGACATAGAATGGATTGATAGTGATTTCAAAGAAATGATTGGTGAACACCCCTATTTTACTGCCATTTTTCTGGTTAAAGGAAAAGAAAGAACCAGCATGCAATTGGAATTGCTGCTTTGGGATGTTTTGGAGGAATGAGCTTAGGAAAGCATTCTGCTTTTGAATAAATTGGGGTGCTACTAATAAGTATTTGGAATTTGAGTTGCTAGGAATATTTGTCTTAGCTTTCTCAAATCCACCATCACAATTCTACCCAAGTTTTAACTGTAAAAAACACACCATACTGTATTGTTTGTTGTTTTAAGGTTTTATTGGCACTATTTTGGCCCTTTGATCAATAAACCTATTACAGCATGAAGAAATCATTATTCGGATTATTACTTTTTTTCGCGGCAAGTTTTCAATTATTTGCCCAAACGGATGAAGTGTATCTTTTCTCCTATTTTATGGGCAATGGGGAAGATGGATTACATCTCGCCTACAGTGAAGATGGCCTCAAATGGAAAGCATTGATTGATAATAAAAGTGTACTTGCCCCAACTGCAGGAGGAGACAAATTGATGCGAGATCCTTGTATCATCAAAGGCGGGGATGGAAAATTCCATATGGTATGGACTGTAAGCTGGAATGAAAAGGGAATTGGCTATGCCTCTTCAGAGGATTTGGTAAACTGGTCCGAACAACAATTTATTCCGGTAATGGCCCATGAAGAAGGTGCCAGAAACACCTGGGCACCTGAAATCTTTTATGATGATAAAAAAGACAGGTATATGATTTTCTGGGCCAGTACAATTAAAGGGCTTTATCCCGAAACCCAGGATACCTTGGAAAGTGGTTATAACCACAGAATGTATTATACCACTACCAAGGATTTCAAAAAATTCAGCAAAACAAAATTATTTTATGAACCAGGCTTTAACGTAATTGATGCTACCATCATCCCTCATGATGGAGAATATGTCATGTTTGTTAAGGACGAAACCCGCACTCCGCCTGCCAAGAATATTAGGATTACAAAAAGCGATAAACTGACACAAGGATATCCTGCAGCAGGTGAACCCATTACTGGAGATTATTGGGCAGAAGGGCCTACTCCATTAATGGTAGGTAAGCGTTGCATCCTTTATTTTGACAAATACCGGGAACACCAAATGGGCGCGGTGGCCTCAACAGATATGAAAAACTGGAAGGACATTTCGGACCAAATCCATTTTCCTAATGGAACCCGACATGGTACAGCTTTTAAAGTAACAAGGGAAGAATTCAAGCGACTGAATAAGTTACTGGCGGAACAATAAGCTTCCTTTATTTGAGATTTCTCGTTTAGGAAAGGTTGAAATGTTAAAAGGATTAAAGGTTGGAAAGTGGGTTTTCCAACCTTTAATTCCAAATCTTCAAAATAAGTTGTTTAATAGCTTTTTCCCTCGATAAAACACTTCCCACCTACCCTCACTTAGGCCCCCTGAGACTTTGAGAGAAACTAATATGAAATTTTCGTGTATTTTTTACACTTATAATTTTAAATTATAAAAACTAGTACTATTTTTGATAAAGCTTGTTATATCAAGTCATTACTGAAAATAAACCCTGTTATGAAACTAAAACACTTCCTTTTAACTGCTCTTATCACAGGAGCTGCAACTTATTCCCAAGCACAAAGCAAAATTGAAGCGGTAGAACCACCAGTACCCGGCAATCCAGTTATTACTGAGAAATATACAGCAGATCCAGCAGCCATTGTTCATAATGATACTGTATTTCTTTATGCAGGTCATGATCAGGCCCCTCCAAGAAAAGAGTTTTATGAAATGCACGAATGGCTGATTTATTCCTCTACTGATATGGTCAACTGGGAGGAAAGAGCTGCTGTCAATGTCAAAGAAACTTTCTCCTGGGCAAAAGATGATGCTTGGGCAGCAGAGGTAATCGAAAAAGACGGAAAATTCTATTGGTTTGTCACCGTAACCCACAATGAAATCCATGGAAAAGCCATTGGTATCGCTGTTTCTGACAACCCGGTTGGTCCATGGAAAGATGCCTTAGGACATGCCCTGATTACCAATGACATGACCACGGATACCAAAATCAGCTGGGATGATATCGACCCAACCGTTTTTATTGATGATGATGGTTCCGCTCATCTTTTCTGGGGCAATACCATTTGTTATTATGCAAAATTAAAGGACAATATGATCGAATTGGATAGTGATATCCAATACATTGACCTTCCCAACTTTACTGAAGCCCCATGGGTGCATAAAAAAGGCGACTATTATTACCTTTCATATGCTTACAAATTCCCTGAAAAAACAGCCTATGCCATGAGCAAGAGCATTGAAGGCCCTTGGAAATTTAAGGGCATCCTCAATGAGGTAGCCGGAAACTCTAATACCAACCATCAGGCTATCATTGAATATAAAGGAAAAGATTACTTCATCTATCACAATGGAAGTATTCCAAATGATGGAGGAAGCTTTAGAAGATCTGTTTGTGTAGATTATCTGTATTACAACCCTGATGGCACTTTAAAAAGGGTTCAAATGACCACTGAAGGTGTAGATCCAGCAGAATAAAATTCTAAAATCCGCAGTTGCAAGGCTGCGGATTATTTTTTTGCATAACCATAATAAATTGGTTTACAATAATCGGAATTTTTTCCCTTTAACCACTCCTCAAAAAAAGGCCGAACAAATCCTCCCAGATCATAATCAAACAATTTTTCAAGTGCAACCCAAACAAACCCATCTGCTTCATCATTTAACTTAACTTCATACTGATCTGTTTTGCAGGTATAATCAATGAAGATAAAATGCCGCATTTCTTCAAAATGATCTGAATTCACACTCTCCTGAACACTGGCCAATTGGAGGTCATAAATATCCAACTCCGTTTCCTCTTTCACTTCCCTTATTAGGGCCTCCTCCATTTTTTCTCCCTTTTCAATATGCCCACCGGGAATAACGTATTGATTATTCCACTTAGCAGATTTGCAAAGCAAAATTTCATTTTTTGGATTAAAGATAATGGCGCTTACGGTGGGTTCTGGATATATGGATTTCATGGTCTAAAGATCAATATTATAGGATAGAAATAAAAAGGTATCGACCTGTGGAATCTATTACTTGGTTATTAAGTTATTCGAGTTTCATCACCCAAATTTCCCCAGGAATTTTCCATAAGTTTCAAAATGATAGGTTTAGGAGCAGTTAGTATTTTATGTTAAAAATAAACCGAAATTTGTTCCTCCACATTCTTTTGGTATACACAGTTATGCAAGGCTGTTGACTTAAAACAAAAAAACCACAGTCCATCGAAAGTTTCAATCTTTTCATGATCAAAATTGATCATTTGACAAACTTCCCGAACTGTGGTTTTTCAGGTATCAAATGAGAGTTATTTCACCCCAAAATGATATTTGATATTATGCGTATAAGTTTCTCCTGGTTCTAATTTGGCAGAAGGGAAACTCTCCTCATTGGGAGAATTTGGGAAGGTCTGTGGTTCAAGGCACAAACCAAAATGCTTTTTGTAGGTCACCCCATCCACCGTGATAGTTCCATCCAAAAAGTTTCCGGAATAAAACTGAACTGCAGGTGAATCCGCATAAAGCTCCATAACCCTACCGGTTCCGGGGTGGTAAAGCTCAGCCATTTTACTCATTTCACCGTCAGGTTCTGTTTCTAATACATAATTATGGTCGTATCCTCCCTCAACCTGATCTATTCGCTCTCCAATGGTATGAGCTGAAGTAAAATCAAATGGAGTTCCTGCAACAGGCTTCACCTCTCCAGTTGGGATTAAGGTATTATCTACCGGGGTATAGAGC includes the following:
- a CDS encoding helix-turn-helix domain-containing protein, with amino-acid sequence MEKKLKKEVLDDVLQSPPFRRSPSSCTLLKFLVEATLANKDLKEATIGMELYGKSYEDEKSAANIRVNIYHLRKKLDKYYQEEGKDNAYRIKIKKGQYQVEFLKNKEEQPQEKTNQKKYYIAGGIVLAFLAYWYFSSNKYVPLWNEYFDNNEETTLFIGDFFGVMGTTVTGSHGWNRDYNINNLEDYYRFLEQHPDKKEDIKPANYPYVTGMAAIGTMNISRLFHRQNKDFNILFSSQTSIKDITETNSIYIGPIKNGNLFIDFFNDANPNISITRGMLSYTNPKTEKDTLINLSIEDGSIYEHAVVSRFQGPNNREQFIFFSDHDIGVKATTERFTDIEWIDSDFKEMIGEHPYFTAIFLVKGKERTSMQLELLLWDVLEE
- a CDS encoding glycoside hydrolase family 43 protein, yielding MKLKHFLLTALITGAATYSQAQSKIEAVEPPVPGNPVITEKYTADPAAIVHNDTVFLYAGHDQAPPRKEFYEMHEWLIYSSTDMVNWEERAAVNVKETFSWAKDDAWAAEVIEKDGKFYWFVTVTHNEIHGKAIGIAVSDNPVGPWKDALGHALITNDMTTDTKISWDDIDPTVFIDDDGSAHLFWGNTICYYAKLKDNMIELDSDIQYIDLPNFTEAPWVHKKGDYYYLSYAYKFPEKTAYAMSKSIEGPWKFKGILNEVAGNSNTNHQAIIEYKGKDYFIYHNGSIPNDGGSFRRSVCVDYLYYNPDGTLKRVQMTTEGVDPAE
- a CDS encoding glycoside hydrolase family 43 protein, with the protein product MKKSLFGLLLFFAASFQLFAQTDEVYLFSYFMGNGEDGLHLAYSEDGLKWKALIDNKSVLAPTAGGDKLMRDPCIIKGGDGKFHMVWTVSWNEKGIGYASSEDLVNWSEQQFIPVMAHEEGARNTWAPEIFYDDKKDRYMIFWASTIKGLYPETQDTLESGYNHRMYYTTTKDFKKFSKTKLFYEPGFNVIDATIIPHDGEYVMFVKDETRTPPAKNIRITKSDKLTQGYPAAGEPITGDYWAEGPTPLMVGKRCILYFDKYREHQMGAVASTDMKNWKDISDQIHFPNGTRHGTAFKVTREEFKRLNKLLAEQ
- a CDS encoding NUDIX domain-containing protein, coding for MKSIYPEPTVSAIIFNPKNEILLCKSAKWNNQYVIPGGHIEKGEKMEEALIREVKEETELDIYDLQLASVQESVNSDHFEEMRHFIFIDYTCKTDQYEVKLNDEADGFVWVALEKLFDYDLGGFVRPFFEEWLKGKNSDYCKPIYYGYAKK